One genomic segment of Aulosira sp. FACHB-615 includes these proteins:
- a CDS encoding DUF177 domain-containing protein — protein MDAIFIPQLTKAPERTEEIQVQEFLPGLETLTPIRGRIRVQHHGNYLEVSGQAETIITCTCNRCLQQYNHRLAVKTKEVIWLDEVANQPQDLPLEREVAMEDLVETLSPNGYFFPSEWLYEQICLEMPQRQLCDLNCPGILASVDEKPEQPVDSRWAGLEALKKQLPG, from the coding sequence ATGGACGCAATTTTTATTCCGCAGCTCACTAAAGCCCCGGAGCGGACAGAGGAAATTCAGGTTCAAGAGTTTCTGCCTGGGCTAGAAACGTTAACACCAATTCGAGGTCGTATTCGTGTACAGCATCACGGTAATTACCTAGAAGTGTCCGGTCAGGCAGAAACAATTATTACCTGTACATGTAACCGATGTTTGCAGCAGTATAATCACCGTTTAGCGGTAAAAACTAAAGAAGTTATTTGGTTGGATGAGGTAGCTAATCAACCACAAGACTTGCCTCTAGAACGAGAAGTAGCTATGGAAGACTTGGTAGAAACCTTGTCGCCCAATGGATATTTTTTTCCTAGTGAATGGCTGTATGAGCAGATATGCTTAGAAATGCCTCAACGTCAGTTGTGTGACTTAAATTGTCCAGGTATTTTGGCTAGTGTGGATGAGAAGCCAGAACAGCCTGTTGATAGCCGTTGGGCTGGCTTAGAAGCTTTGAAAAAGCAACTCCCTGGATAG
- a CDS encoding Uma2 family endonuclease, translated as MTYISPQTLTVEDFLSQYRDNPRYELANGELIDMEPTGPHETVSGKLATQIGSHLVTEKLPWFIPRTCLIYPFAEAATVRRPDVVVLDETVLDREPLWEREPVITLGRSIKLVVEVVNTNWETDYARKVEEYALLGIPEYWIVDYRGLGGVAFIGKPKQPTFTVCTLVDDTYSQQQYRLSQAINSVLLPRIQLRLDDALPR; from the coding sequence ATGACATATATCTCACCGCAAACCCTGACTGTTGAAGATTTTCTCTCGCAATACCGAGACAATCCTCGCTATGAATTGGCCAATGGAGAACTAATTGATATGGAACCCACTGGCCCACACGAAACGGTAAGTGGCAAACTTGCAACCCAAATTGGCAGTCACTTAGTTACAGAAAAACTGCCTTGGTTTATTCCTCGCACTTGTCTAATTTACCCTTTTGCTGAGGCTGCTACAGTTCGTCGTCCTGATGTTGTGGTGCTGGATGAAACGGTTCTTGACCGTGAACCTTTATGGGAGCGAGAACCAGTAATTACCTTGGGGCGCTCGATTAAATTAGTGGTGGAAGTTGTCAATACTAATTGGGAAACTGACTATGCACGCAAAGTTGAGGAGTATGCACTCTTAGGCATTCCAGAATATTGGATTGTTGATTATCGGGGATTAGGTGGTGTTGCATTTATTGGGAAACCGAAACAACCCACCTTTACAGTCTGTACACTGGTTGATGATACTTATAGCCAACAACAGTACCGTCTGAGTCAAGCAATTAATTCTGTGCTTTTACCCCGTATCCAACTCCGGCTGGATGATGCGCTACCTCGTTAA
- a CDS encoding DUF1815 family protein, translating into MFLRLAHQHRQFVQDLVMNLQALAIVLERRGYPASCYTCGDQMNSASFMVSLGNNHLIRFLVSDYGITWTEMRDDRELMKLEGAEAINQLQELANLVKQSVPAYTSGKTLAKKS; encoded by the coding sequence GTGTTTCTGAGATTAGCACATCAACATCGGCAATTTGTTCAAGACTTGGTAATGAACCTACAAGCCTTGGCAATTGTACTAGAACGGCGTGGTTATCCTGCGTCTTGTTATACCTGTGGCGACCAGATGAACAGTGCTTCGTTTATGGTGAGCCTGGGAAATAACCATCTGATTCGATTTTTGGTATCAGATTATGGAATTACTTGGACAGAAATGCGGGATGACCGCGAATTAATGAAATTAGAAGGAGCGGAAGCAATTAACCAGTTACAGGAACTGGCAAATCTTGTGAAGCAATCTGTACCAGCTTATACAAGTGGTAAGACCTTAGCCAAGAAGAGTTAA
- a CDS encoding thioesterase family protein — translation MSESQPNPALPPTDAIEVTESRAFESWFEYPIRVQPHHTDYAGIVWHGTYLTWMEEARVECLRSIGIEFADLVALGCDLPVVEISIRYHRSIQLGMQAIVKTRMTEVTGVRINWDYAIVSVDGQQLYVTAKVTLVALDRERGKIMRQLPANVKDALAKIAGLHGN, via the coding sequence ATGTCTGAATCACAACCAAACCCAGCACTACCACCAACCGATGCTATTGAAGTTACAGAGAGTCGTGCGTTTGAGAGTTGGTTTGAATATCCGATTAGAGTACAACCCCATCATACTGACTATGCAGGTATTGTCTGGCATGGTACTTATTTAACTTGGATGGAAGAAGCAAGGGTAGAGTGTTTGCGCTCTATCGGGATTGAATTTGCTGATTTAGTAGCACTAGGCTGTGATTTACCAGTGGTAGAAATTTCAATACGCTATCACCGTTCCATTCAATTGGGTATGCAGGCTATTGTCAAAACTCGGATGACGGAAGTCACTGGTGTGCGGATTAATTGGGATTATGCAATTGTTTCTGTTGATGGACAGCAATTGTATGTCACCGCTAAAGTCACCTTAGTCGCACTAGATAGAGAAAGAGGTAAGATTATGCGCCAGCTACCTGCAAATGTTAAGGATGCGCTGGCGAAGATTGCGGGATTACATGGTAATTAA
- the dxr gene encoding 1-deoxy-D-xylulose-5-phosphate reductoisomerase yields MKAITLLGSTGSIGTQTLDIVAQYPDKFRIVGLAAGNNVEMLADQIRQFRPSIAAIAAEDKLPALQAAIQDLNPQPILVAGTAGVIEVARYGDAETVVTGIVGCAGLLPTIAAIEAGKDIALANKETLIAGGPVVLPLVEKHGVKLLPADSEHSAIFQCLQGVPTGGLRKILLTASGGAFRDWPVEKLPEVTVADALKHPNWSMGRKITVDSATLMNKGLEVIEAHFLFGLDYDNIEIVIHPQSIIHSLIELQDTSVLAQLGWPDMRLPLLYALSWPDRIYTDWERLDLVKAGSFTFREPDHQKYPCMQLAYAAGKAGGSMPAVLNAANEQAVALFLAEKISFLDIPRCIEWVCDRHQNDNCTNPSLDDILAADQWARQEVLTATKNLVTSPQMISLH; encoded by the coding sequence GTGAAAGCTATTACTCTTCTTGGTTCCACTGGCTCCATCGGTACTCAGACTTTAGATATTGTCGCTCAGTACCCAGATAAATTTCGGATTGTTGGATTGGCAGCAGGTAATAACGTCGAGATGTTGGCGGATCAAATTCGGCAGTTTCGACCAAGTATAGCAGCGATCGCAGCTGAAGATAAATTACCTGCACTCCAAGCCGCCATCCAAGACCTCAATCCCCAACCCATTTTAGTGGCTGGTACCGCCGGAGTGATTGAAGTTGCCCGCTATGGCGATGCCGAGACTGTTGTTACCGGGATTGTTGGTTGTGCTGGTTTATTACCCACCATCGCTGCCATTGAAGCAGGTAAAGATATTGCCCTCGCCAACAAAGAAACTTTAATTGCCGGCGGCCCTGTAGTTCTCCCCTTGGTGGAAAAACATGGGGTAAAACTCTTACCTGCCGATTCGGAACACTCAGCCATATTTCAATGCTTGCAAGGTGTTCCCACAGGCGGACTGCGGAAGATTTTGCTGACAGCCTCCGGTGGTGCTTTCCGTGATTGGCCTGTAGAAAAGTTGCCAGAAGTCACCGTCGCCGATGCCCTCAAACATCCTAACTGGTCGATGGGCAGAAAAATTACGGTAGACTCAGCGACTTTGATGAATAAAGGATTGGAAGTTATTGAAGCTCACTTTTTGTTTGGCTTAGACTACGACAATATCGAAATCGTCATCCATCCTCAAAGCATTATTCACTCGTTAATTGAGTTACAAGACACCTCTGTATTAGCCCAACTTGGCTGGCCAGATATGCGTTTACCCCTGTTATATGCTTTATCTTGGCCCGATCGCATTTACACAGACTGGGAACGTCTCGATTTAGTCAAAGCTGGCAGTTTTACCTTCCGTGAGCCAGATCATCAAAAATATCCTTGTATGCAGTTAGCTTATGCCGCAGGTAAAGCAGGTGGTTCGATGCCAGCCGTGTTGAATGCAGCTAATGAGCAAGCTGTAGCTTTATTTTTAGCAGAGAAAATTAGCTTTTTAGATATTCCCCGGTGTATTGAATGGGTATGCGATCGCCATCAAAATGATAACTGTACAAATCCTTCTTTAGATGACATTTTGGCAGCAGATCAATGGGCAAGACAAGAAGTTTTAACCGCAACTAAAAATTTAGTAACTTCCCCGCAGATGATTTCTCTGCACTAA
- a CDS encoding bifunctional 2-polyprenyl-6-hydroxyphenol methylase/3-demethylubiquinol 3-O-methyltransferase UbiG, translating to MDKNFYLKYAAVEDQHWWFVGRRQIVEKLILQLKLPNNAKILEAGCGTGGNLRMLARYGEVAAMEFDETACQLANERQVTTVQQGSLPDQIPFNDQYDLIVILDVLEHIDDDLAALEALSSRLKPNSWLLITVPAYQFLWSYHDEINYHKRRYTLKRLKRVVRLAGYHIHYGSYFNTWLFPLVAGVRLLKNLLKLDKKSDASGDLNLPAKPINKFLTFLFASERYFMNSFSLPFGVSVVLMVQKN from the coding sequence ATGGATAAAAATTTTTATCTCAAGTATGCGGCTGTTGAGGATCAACATTGGTGGTTTGTCGGTCGTCGCCAAATTGTAGAAAAACTGATTCTTCAACTCAAACTGCCAAACAATGCCAAAATTCTAGAGGCTGGCTGTGGTACTGGTGGCAATTTAAGGATGTTGGCGCGTTATGGTGAAGTTGCAGCGATGGAGTTTGATGAAACAGCTTGTCAGTTAGCGAATGAAAGGCAAGTTACTACAGTCCAACAAGGTAGTTTACCTGATCAAATTCCCTTTAACGACCAATATGACTTAATTGTTATCTTAGATGTTTTAGAGCATATTGATGATGATTTAGCTGCTTTAGAAGCATTGTCTAGCAGATTAAAACCAAATAGTTGGTTATTAATTACAGTGCCGGCTTATCAATTTTTATGGAGTTACCATGATGAAATTAACTATCATAAACGTCGCTATACATTGAAAAGATTAAAAAGAGTTGTGAGACTAGCTGGTTATCATATCCACTATGGTAGCTATTTTAATACTTGGTTATTTCCCTTGGTAGCTGGAGTACGTTTATTAAAAAATCTGCTCAAACTTGATAAAAAATCAGATGCCAGTGGTGATTTAAATTTACCCGCAAAACCCATCAATAAATTTTTAACTTTTTTATTTGCTAGTGAACGTTATTTTATGAATTCGTTCAGTTTACCTTTTGGGGTCTCTGTTGTCCTAATGGTACAGAAAAATTAG
- a CDS encoding DUF2079 domain-containing protein, protein MRSPANQTIFWIIGINALILFVCSSIRHNLFQSASADLGIFDQVVYLISQGEKPISSLLGFHILGDHAAWLWYPLGLLYKIYPDVHWLFAVQSVVLSSGALPIALLGKQAGLKKEISLAVAIAYLLYPLLFNINLYDFHLDVIIPSAILWATWAARNRKYWLFCGSIIIVLGCKAVFALTIAAMGIWLIFFEKRRLYGLTALLGGISWFAIATQVIIPYFGGSAASLERHIHRYSHLGNSFSEIAKNLFFSPGLFFHNLFSLENLFYLFLLVIPVVWGLSLSSMAPLVGAIPCLGINLLADSLQQKDLFFQYSLPIVPFMFLAVMQTLVYGRGLLQTKKAIILWALVAFLALAKYGYFWSIYLKSFDTWSAMREAIALVKTPAGVYTTAEITPHLTHRKIIQFTNANLPEQDLSKFNYILLNVRHPGWLSNQNFVNSLIIKLQNNPQFVLAYQRDDVYLFTKS, encoded by the coding sequence ATGCGATCACCAGCAAATCAAACTATATTTTGGATAATCGGTATAAATGCCTTAATTTTATTTGTATGTAGTAGTATCCGACATAATTTATTTCAGTCAGCCTCTGCTGACTTAGGAATTTTTGATCAGGTAGTTTATTTAATTAGTCAGGGAGAAAAGCCGATTTCTTCCCTCTTGGGATTTCATATTCTTGGTGATCATGCGGCTTGGTTATGGTATCCTTTGGGTTTATTGTACAAAATTTACCCAGACGTACATTGGTTATTTGCCGTCCAGTCCGTGGTTTTGTCGTCAGGCGCTTTACCAATTGCGCTATTAGGAAAACAGGCTGGCTTGAAAAAAGAAATATCTTTAGCTGTAGCGATCGCTTACCTATTATACCCATTACTTTTCAACATTAATTTATATGATTTCCATCTAGATGTCATCATCCCCAGCGCCATTTTATGGGCTACTTGGGCAGCGAGAAACCGAAAATATTGGTTATTTTGTGGCAGCATTATTATAGTTTTGGGATGTAAGGCTGTATTCGCCTTAACTATTGCAGCAATGGGAATTTGGTTAATATTTTTTGAGAAGCGGCGTTTATATGGTTTAACCGCGCTACTGGGAGGGATTTCTTGGTTTGCGATCGCTACTCAGGTTATCATCCCATATTTTGGCGGCTCTGCTGCATCCCTAGAGCGTCACATCCATCGATATAGTCATCTAGGAAACTCTTTTTCAGAGATAGCTAAAAACTTATTTTTCAGCCCAGGATTGTTTTTTCATAACCTGTTTTCCTTAGAAAACTTATTCTACTTATTCCTATTAGTCATCCCGGTGGTTTGGGGTCTTTCTTTGAGTAGTATGGCTCCTTTAGTGGGGGCTATTCCTTGTTTAGGAATTAACTTATTGGCTGATTCTTTGCAGCAAAAAGATTTGTTTTTTCAATACTCTTTACCCATAGTACCATTCATGTTTTTGGCAGTGATGCAAACTTTGGTGTATGGTAGAGGTCTATTACAGACTAAAAAAGCAATTATTTTATGGGCTTTAGTAGCTTTTTTAGCCTTAGCAAAGTATGGTTATTTTTGGTCAATATATTTAAAATCTTTCGATACTTGGTCAGCGATGCGTGAAGCTATTGCCCTAGTTAAAACACCAGCAGGTGTCTATACTACTGCTGAAATTACACCCCATTTAACACACCGCAAAATAATTCAATTTACAAATGCAAATTTACCTGAACAAGATTTAAGTAAATTTAATTATATATTGCTAAATGTTCGTCATCCCGGTTGGTTAAGCAACCAAAACTTTGTTAATAGTCTAATTATTAAACTACAAAATAATCCGCAGTTTGTTCTAGCATATCAGCGAGATGATGTTTATTTATTCACTAAATCATAG
- a CDS encoding glycosyltransferase family 39 protein: MRPFRETEWLLTLLIGALLLWLLCLGNSPLRDWDEGTVAQVAREIWRAAFGSLHWLYPTLGGEPYHNKPPLMHLLIAWCYSLGGVNEWTTRLPGALLTALGVPLLYLVGILLFNDSLPALFAAFVYLTTLPVVRHGRLAMLDGTSITFFLLLLFCLLKSRQQKPWALGVGFCLGLITLTKGMLVLLLGGIAGLFILASSPLIVLNNPYLWAGIVLGIAPAIAWYIAQWQHYGSNFFQINLQAQTFDRISQPVEGNTGAPWYYLIELLKYAFPWLLFWPAGFYLAWKKRDASWSRLILIGTIVYFIAISLITTKLPWYVMPIYPFLALAIGLELSEVWRNQVINRRVWAIFIVIMALAGLGGCVYFILAQEEPVLVGMAIILTMSLSLAAWLIYKCDRRFIPVLFSGMYLVLLLLMSSQSWIWELNEAFPVKPVAALIRTHTSPGTKIYTSFAYSRPSLNFYCDCQVIPVNAPVFKQMLANKSYLLLDNSALHNLNLPVNKILDTAENFSLIAPL; the protein is encoded by the coding sequence ATGCGCCCATTCCGAGAAACTGAATGGCTATTAACCTTGCTAATAGGTGCTTTACTGCTGTGGTTGCTGTGTTTAGGAAATTCCCCCTTACGGGACTGGGATGAAGGTACAGTAGCACAAGTCGCCAGGGAAATTTGGCGTGCTGCTTTTGGTTCTCTGCATTGGCTGTATCCAACTTTAGGCGGTGAACCTTATCATAATAAGCCACCTCTGATGCACTTGTTAATTGCTTGGTGTTACTCTCTAGGCGGTGTAAATGAATGGACAACACGCCTACCGGGTGCTTTATTAACTGCCTTGGGAGTGCCGTTATTGTATTTAGTAGGGATTTTGTTGTTTAACGATAGTTTACCTGCGTTGTTTGCGGCTTTCGTTTATTTAACAACTTTACCTGTCGTGCGTCATGGACGCTTGGCAATGCTAGATGGTACCAGTATTACATTTTTCTTACTATTATTATTTTGTTTATTAAAATCACGTCAGCAAAAACCTTGGGCTTTAGGTGTGGGATTTTGTCTAGGGTTAATTACCCTGACTAAAGGAATGCTGGTTTTGTTGCTGGGAGGTATTGCTGGATTATTTATCTTGGCTTCATCACCGTTAATTGTGTTAAACAACCCTTACTTATGGGCTGGAATTGTGTTGGGAATTGCGCCGGCGATCGCGTGGTATATTGCCCAATGGCAGCATTATGGTAGTAATTTCTTCCAGATAAATTTACAAGCGCAAACATTTGACCGCATATCCCAACCTGTTGAGGGTAATACAGGCGCTCCTTGGTATTATTTAATTGAGTTATTAAAGTATGCTTTTCCCTGGTTGTTATTTTGGCCGGCCGGATTTTATCTAGCTTGGAAGAAACGCGATGCTAGTTGGAGTCGCTTAATTTTAATTGGTACGATTGTTTACTTTATCGCTATCTCTTTGATAACTACAAAATTGCCTTGGTATGTTATGCCTATATATCCATTTTTAGCCTTGGCAATTGGGTTAGAACTGAGTGAAGTTTGGCGAAATCAAGTAATTAATCGGCGAGTTTGGGCAATATTTATAGTTATAATGGCGTTGGCTGGTTTAGGAGGTTGTGTTTACTTTATTCTTGCCCAGGAAGAGCCTGTATTAGTTGGGATGGCTATAATTTTAACGATGAGTCTGAGTTTAGCAGCATGGTTGATTTATAAATGCGATCGCAGATTTATTCCTGTGTTATTTTCTGGGATGTATTTAGTACTATTACTATTGATGAGTTCCCAATCTTGGATTTGGGAATTAAATGAGGCATTCCCGGTTAAACCCGTCGCCGCCTTAATTCGCACCCATACCTCCCCAGGTACAAAAATCTACACCTCATTTGCTTATAGCCGCCCTAGTTTAAATTTTTATTGTGATTGCCAAGTAATTCCAGTAAATGCCCCAGTCTTCAAACAAATGTTGGCTAATAAGTCTTATTTACTACTAGACAACAGCGCCTTACATAATCTAAATTTACCTGTGAATAAAATTTTAGATACTGCCGAAAATTTTAGCTTAATTGCACCATTATAA
- a CDS encoding glycosyltransferase has translation MIQPIYSLVIPIYNEEENITEMYRRLHHVAEHLDGEVEFILVDDGSRDRSLSMIRELRHRDSRVRYLSFARNFGHQTAVTAGLNFVQGRCAVIMDADLQDPPELIFQMVEKWQQGYEVVYAQRLARKQESWLKRFTAYAFYRILRRLSHVDIPTDTGDFCLLDRQVVDILNAMPERNRYIRGLRAWAGFRQTAVLFEREPRFAGKVKYTFGKSWALAVDGIISFSTVPLKLATYLGMVAAAIALLMIILVLYWRLFDHASPLIGYSLITIAIFFLGSVQLICIGILGEYIGRIYEEVKARPIYTVKETGGLIKVSEMQSK, from the coding sequence GTGATTCAACCAATATACTCTTTGGTCATTCCTATTTATAACGAAGAAGAGAATATCACGGAAATGTACCGTCGGCTGCATCATGTAGCAGAACATTTAGATGGTGAGGTGGAATTTATTTTAGTCGATGATGGTAGCCGCGATCGCTCTTTGAGTATGATTCGAGAACTCCGCCATCGTGATAGTCGAGTTCGTTACCTGAGTTTTGCGCGAAACTTTGGCCATCAAACTGCTGTCACGGCTGGACTAAATTTTGTCCAAGGCAGATGTGCAGTTATTATGGATGCGGATTTGCAAGATCCCCCAGAACTAATTTTTCAGATGGTGGAAAAATGGCAACAAGGCTACGAAGTAGTGTACGCTCAACGTTTAGCTCGTAAACAAGAAAGTTGGCTCAAACGTTTTACAGCCTATGCTTTTTACCGCATTCTTCGACGTTTATCTCATGTGGATATCCCCACAGATACCGGAGATTTTTGTTTACTAGACAGGCAAGTTGTCGATATTCTCAATGCTATGCCCGAACGTAACCGTTACATTCGGGGTTTACGCGCTTGGGCGGGTTTTCGCCAAACTGCTGTACTGTTTGAACGAGAACCGCGTTTTGCAGGCAAAGTTAAGTATACTTTCGGTAAATCTTGGGCTTTGGCTGTCGATGGAATTATTTCCTTTTCTACTGTGCCATTAAAACTGGCAACCTACTTAGGTATGGTAGCAGCTGCGATCGCTCTATTGATGATCATCCTCGTCCTATATTGGCGCTTATTTGACCATGCTAGTCCTTTAATTGGTTACAGTTTAATTACAATTGCCATCTTTTTTCTCGGTTCTGTGCAGTTGATTTGTATAGGAATTTTAGGCGAGTATATCGGCCGAATTTATGAAGAAGTCAAAGCCCGCCCCATATATACTGTCAAAGAAACCGGCGGTTTAATTAAAGTCTCAGAAATGCAGTCTAAATAA
- a CDS encoding EamA family transporter, whose translation MTPQEFSLLIVSILISTAGQFFLKIGANKLGRVNLGNAITHILGIITIPELLIGLTCYGFGAMFYILLLSRVNLSVAGPSVSIGYIFSVLLGYWILKEPIPFIRLVGLSFIVVGVILVVWRK comes from the coding sequence ATGACCCCCCAAGAATTTAGTTTATTAATTGTATCCATTCTCATCAGCACAGCCGGACAATTTTTTCTGAAAATAGGCGCAAATAAATTAGGCAGGGTGAATTTAGGCAACGCCATCACTCACATTCTGGGTATTATCACAATCCCAGAACTATTAATTGGATTAACTTGCTACGGTTTTGGGGCGATGTTTTATATCCTGCTACTATCTAGAGTTAACCTGAGCGTTGCTGGCCCATCTGTATCTATCGGTTACATTTTCTCTGTGTTGCTTGGCTATTGGATCTTGAAAGAGCCTATACCCTTCATTCGCCTAGTTGGTTTAAGCTTTATTGTTGTGGGTGTAATCTTAGTAGTTTGGCGCAAATAA
- a CDS encoding polysaccharide deacetylase family protein, protein MENNKSLLWPQGILIALLALGATLSIAMMMLLRPNASEAQSSQNININNNLVAKVGTQKRIEGLKAAMLTTWQQEAQAKGLGYALAKRFQGAVIKEAKLSPNQKVIALTFDDGPWPESTAQVLDILKQNNVKATFFVVGQNVKNYPDLLKRVSAEGHVVANHTWHHWYHVMNQQAAAYEIEHTTELIYKITGVKTNLFRPPGGIMHNGVAAYAKNAKYAIVMWSTDSVDYSQPAVPKLINNVFQLAKPGGIVLMHDGGGNRSRTVQALPEIINRFRKQGYSFVTVPELLEMEDKAQSVVAQKK, encoded by the coding sequence GTGGAAAACAATAAATCTTTACTTTGGCCGCAAGGTATATTAATTGCGTTGCTTGCCCTAGGTGCTACATTAAGCATTGCTATGATGATGCTTTTGAGGCCAAATGCTTCTGAAGCCCAAAGCAGTCAGAATATAAATATCAATAATAATTTAGTTGCCAAAGTAGGTACGCAAAAGCGCATTGAAGGATTAAAAGCAGCAATGCTGACAACTTGGCAACAAGAAGCACAAGCTAAAGGTCTTGGTTATGCTTTAGCGAAACGCTTTCAAGGAGCAGTTATTAAAGAGGCTAAACTTAGTCCTAATCAAAAAGTCATTGCACTCACTTTTGATGATGGCCCTTGGCCTGAAAGTACTGCTCAAGTTCTAGACATTCTCAAGCAGAATAATGTCAAAGCCACATTTTTTGTTGTTGGTCAAAACGTCAAAAATTACCCCGACTTACTCAAGCGGGTAAGTGCAGAAGGTCATGTTGTTGCTAACCACACTTGGCATCACTGGTATCATGTCATGAATCAACAGGCAGCAGCCTATGAAATTGAGCATACAACCGAGTTGATTTATAAAATTACAGGTGTCAAAACAAATTTGTTTCGCCCACCTGGAGGAATCATGCACAATGGCGTAGCCGCATACGCTAAAAACGCCAAATATGCAATTGTGATGTGGTCAACTGATTCTGTAGACTATTCTCAGCCTGCTGTACCCAAATTGATTAATAATGTCTTTCAACTAGCTAAACCAGGTGGGATTGTTCTGATGCACGATGGTGGTGGAAATCGCTCCCGCACTGTGCAGGCTTTACCAGAAATTATTAATAGATTTCGGAAACAAGGATACAGCTTTGTGACTGTTCCAGAACTTTTAGAAATGGAAGATAAAGCACAAAGTGTAGTTGCCCAGAAAAAGTAA
- a CDS encoding Uma2 family endonuclease, with translation MILQTKNQLTLQEFLHLSSGEGDTTYELVDGQAISKMSPQKFHSKLTRVLLNLIEQLCGANGEICPELAVSLTRRGRDWVPVPDILYISNERLPSDWEEEGVCSVPPDLVIEIISPGQTFGQMIAKAKDYLDAKVLRVWVVDSKARSITVFFPDAAPQTYMGDEILQDALFPGLEFTVEQVFLQAKIPLK, from the coding sequence ATGATTCTTCAAACCAAAAATCAATTAACTTTACAAGAGTTTTTGCATCTTTCTTCTGGTGAGGGAGATACTACCTATGAACTTGTGGATGGTCAAGCTATTTCTAAAATGTCGCCACAAAAATTTCACTCTAAACTGACTCGCGTCCTGCTTAACTTGATTGAACAATTATGTGGAGCTAATGGAGAAATATGTCCAGAATTGGCTGTTTCTTTAACTCGTAGGGGACGAGATTGGGTTCCTGTACCTGATATTTTATACATCTCTAACGAGCGTTTACCTTCAGACTGGGAAGAAGAAGGAGTATGTTCTGTTCCGCCAGATTTGGTGATTGAGATTATTTCACCAGGGCAAACCTTTGGTCAGATGATAGCTAAAGCCAAAGATTATTTAGATGCAAAAGTGCTGCGAGTGTGGGTAGTTGATAGCAAAGCCAGAAGTATTACTGTGTTTTTCCCCGATGCAGCACCACAAACATATATGGGGGATGAAATACTGCAAGATGCACTGTTCCCAGGGTTAGAATTTACAGTTGAGCAAGTATTTTTACAGGCAAAAATACCGTTAAAGTAG